One window of the Dreissena polymorpha isolate Duluth1 chromosome 5, UMN_Dpol_1.0, whole genome shotgun sequence genome contains the following:
- the LOC127881076 gene encoding uncharacterized protein LOC127881076 encodes MMVGEKKRLIKGLIEKKYHVRLFVAVKSIFLETANMKTKLRNIDHNNHIEQICFKPNDALQKILFRNNAVIGTLQETIDGSEEYNDVQVEDTSINLKPNQPCYSGSLAKTEAAAISERNLEDQDRCVIGDEPPGTMIITRESLRHCVGYENVGKICIHYSFKEGIQAIWLPLSNIPGKSD; translated from the exons ATGATGGTTGGTGAAAAGAAGAGGTTAATCAAGGGATTAATAGAGAAAAAGTACCACGTCCGACTCTTTGTAGCAGTGAAGAGTATTTTCCTGGAAACAGCAAATATGAAAACGAAATTGAGAAATATAGATCACAATAATCATATTGAACAAATATGTTTCAAGCCAAACGACGCCTTACAGAAAATCTTGTTCAGAAATAATGCCGTAATAGGAACGCTGCAAGAGACGATCGATGGTAGTGAGGAATACAATGATGTGCAAGTGGAG GATACTAGCATCAATTTGAAACCAAACCAGCCTTGTTACTCGGGCAGTCTTGCCAAAACAGAAGCCGCTGCG ATTTCAGAACGAAACTTAGAAGACCAAGATCGGTGTGTGATAG GTGATGAGCCGCCAGGAACGATGATCATAACGCGTGAAAGCTTGAGGCATTGCGTCGGCTATGAAAATGTCggaaaaatatgtatacattacaGTTTTAAAGAAGGAATACAGGCG